In the genome of Miscanthus floridulus cultivar M001 unplaced genomic scaffold, ASM1932011v1 fs_152_1_2, whole genome shotgun sequence, one region contains:
- the LOC136530520 gene encoding coniferyl alcohol acyltransferase-like, giving the protein MASVHGCKDLHVRVVSRRLVMASNTSIEPHVLAVSNLDLLPQTIQVAMFCLYPKPPATTVAFDAVVATFEAGLPSLLNHYFLLAGRIATNPSSGLPEVHCSNQGAELVVGEAGGVALASLNYAEMSTSLRRIQLPYGEDVALSVQVVSFSCGGFTVAWSTNHLLVDGRALSSLVSAWSELALSGKLSTGSQPNLDRSVFRPRPTPSYSAADLNEAFTAVDARSQVNVLTFQQSFVERLYYVDASDIAWLREEASRNGRRATRVQAVSAYLWKALAGVVGAADACCRMGWWVDGRPRLTSPPELRTAMRNYVGNVTTFVLREERVDHVARAPLADVAAMVSDTITAPAYNEHIQELVDWVEEHKTERYVETACIGLGSPTMTVTSFASFATDTDFGFGPAAMVLPTSAMTARLCSGFMQIAARPGGDGSWIASAFLWTQLAAALESDEPRVFRPVTAEYLGLSATQFLHSRI; this is encoded by the coding sequence ATGGCTAGCGTCCATGGCTGCAAGGACTTGCATGTCCGAGTCGTGAGCCGCCGTCTCGTGATGGCATCCAACACCTCCATCGAGCCGCACGTCCTCGCCGTCTCCAACCTCGATCTCCTCCCGCAAACCATACAGGTCGCCATGTTCTGCCTCTACCCCAAGCCTCCGGCCACCACCGTGGCCTTCGACGCCGTCGTGGCCACCTTCGAGGCTGGCTTGCCTTCCTTGCTGAACCACTACTTCCTTCTCGCCGGCCGCATCGCGACCAACCCGAGCTCCGGCCTCCCCGAGGTTCACTGCAGCAACCAAGGCGCGGAGCTCGTGGTCGGGGAAGCCGGCGGCGTGGCGCTGGCGAGCCTGAACTACGCCGAGATGAGCACGTCCTTGAGGAGGATCCAGCTGCCGTACGGCGAGGACGTGGCGCTGTCTGTTCAGGTGGTGTCGTTCTCGTGCGGCGGCTTCACCGTGGCGTGGTCCACCAACCACCTGCTCGTCGACGGGAGAGCGCTCAGCTCGCTCGTCAGCGCGTGGTCAGAGCTCGCCTTGTCGGGGAAGCTCTCCACGGGGTCCCAGCCGAACCTCGACCGCTCCGTGTTCCGGCCTCGCCCGACGCCGTCATACAGCGCCGCCGATCTCAACGAGGCGTTCACGGCGGTGGACGCCAGGAGCCAGGTCAACGTCCTGACTTTCCAGCAGAGCTTTGTCGAGCGCCTGTACTACGTCGACGCGTCCGACATCGCCTGGCTGCGCGAGGAGGCGAGCCGAAACGGCCGGCGCGCGACTCGCGTACAGGCTGTTTCGGCCTACCTCTGGAAGGCCCTCGCCGGCGTCGTGGGCGCGGCGGACGCATGCTGCCGGATGGGATGGTGGGTGGACGGGCGCCCACGGCTCACATCGCCGCCGGAGCTCCGCACCGCGATGCGCAACTACGTCGGCAACGTCACCACCTTCGTGCTCCGAGAGGAGCGCGTGGACCACGTTGCGCGGGCGCCGCTGGCGGACGTGGCCGCCATGGTGAGCGACACGATCACAGCGCCGGCGTACAACGAGCACATCCAGGAGCTGGTGGACTGGGTGGAGGAGCACAAGACCGAGCGGTACGTCGAGACCGCGTGCATCGGGCTGGGCAGCCCGACGATGACCGTGACCTCGTTCGCCTCGTTCGCCACCGACACGGACTTCGGCTTCGGCCCCGCCGCTATGGTACTGCCAACAAGCGCGATGACGGCGAGGTTGTGCTCTGGGTTCATGCAGATCGCCGCACGACCCGGGGGTGATGGCTCGTGGATTGCCAGCGCTTTCCTGTGGACGCAGCTTGCGGCGGCGCTCGAGTCCGACGAGCCGCGCGTCTTCAGGCCCGTCACCGCGGAGTACCTGGGCCTGTCTGCCACACAGTTCCTGCACAGCCGCATCTGA